The following coding sequences lie in one Mus musculus strain C57BL/6J chromosome 11, GRCm38.p6 C57BL/6J genomic window:
- the H2bu2 gene encoding histone H2B type 3-A, with product MPEPSRSTPAPKKGSKKAITKAQKKDGKKRKRGRKESYSIYVYKVLKQVHPDTGISSKAMGIMNSFVNDIFERIASEASRLAHYNKRSTITSREVQTAVRLLLPGELAKHAVSEGTKAVTKYTSSK from the coding sequence ATGCCGGAGCCTTCCCGCTCCACTCCCGCCCCGAAGAAAGGCTCCAAGAAAGCCATCACCAAGGCTCAGAAAAAGGATGGCAAGAAACGCAAACGGGGCCGCAAGGAGAGCTACTCCATCTACGTGTACAAGGTGCTGAAGCAGGTGCATCCGGACACCGGCATCTCGTCCAAGGCCATGGGCATCATGAACTCGTTCGTCAATGACATCTTCGAGCGCATCGCCAGCGAGGCCTCCCGCCTGGCGCATTACAACAAGCGCTCGACCATCACGTCCCGCGAGGTGCAGACGGCCGTGCGCCTGCTGCTGCCCGGGGAGCTGGCCAAGCATGCCGTGTCCGAGGGCACCAAGGCAGTCACCAAATACACCAGCTCCAAGTGA
- the H2aw gene encoding histone H2A type 3: MSGRGKQGGKARAKAKSRSSRAGLQFPVGRVHRLLRKGNYSERVGAGAPVYLAAVLEYLTAEILELAGNAARDNKKTRIIPRHLQLAIRNDEELNKLLGRVTIAQGGVLPNIQAVLLPKKTESHHKAKGK, from the coding sequence ATGTCTGGTCGTGGCAAGCAGGGCGGCAAAGCTCGTGCAAAAGCGAAGTCTCGTTCTTCCCGTGCCGGCCTGCAGTTTCCAGTGGGCCGTGTGCACCGCCTTCTCCGTAAGGGTAATTATTCGGAGCGGGTCGGCGCTGGTGCCCCGGTGTACCTGGCGGCTGTGCTAGAATATCTGACTGCTGAGATCCTGGAATTGGCTGGTAATGCGGCCCGCGACAATAAGAAGACGCGAATCATCCCGCGCCACCTGCAGTTGGCCATCCGCAACGACGAGGAGCTCAACAAGCTGCTGGGCCGCGTGACCATCGCGCAGGGCGGCGTCCTGCCCAACATCCAGGCCGTGCTACTGCCCAAGAAGACCGAGAGCCACCACAAGGCCAAGGGCAAGTGA
- the H3f4 gene encoding predicted gene 12260: MARTKQTARKSTGGKAPRKQLATKVARKSAPATGGVKKPHRYHPGTVALREIRRYQKSTELLIRKLPFQRLVREIAQDFKTDLRFQSSAVMALQEACESYLVGLFEDTNLCAIHAKRVTIMPKDIQLARRIRGERA; this comes from the coding sequence ATGGCACGCACCAAGCAGACGGCACGGAAGTCGACGGGAGGCAAGGCTCCGCGCAAGCAGCTAGCCACGAAGGTGGCCCGCAAGAGCGCCCCGGCCACCGGGGGCGTGAAGAAGCCGCACCGCTACCACCCTGGCACGGTGGCGCTGCGCGAGATCCGGCGCTACCAGAAGTCCACCGAGCTGCTGATTCGCAAGTTGCCATTCCAGCGCTTGGTGCGTGAGATCGCCCAGGACTTCAAGACCGACCTGCGCTTCCAGAGCTCCGCGGTGATGGCGCTGCAGGAGGCCTGCGAGTCGTACCTCGTGGGGCTGTTCGAAGACACGAACCTGTGCGCTATCCACGCCAAGCGGGTGACCATCATGCCCAAAGACATCCAGTTGGCTCGGCGCATCCGCGGAGAACGGGCTTAG